One stretch of Tepidibacter hydrothermalis DNA includes these proteins:
- a CDS encoding MATE family efflux transporter: protein MNKDFENINFKNYLKFVLPTIFSMVFISIYTMTDGIFVSRKLGSTALAALNVTLPAFNFIFGSIFMIVIGASAIIGINLGAKEIEKANKNFSNMIYALAFITLFYLVIGLFFSKSIAELLGAKEDLLPYAMDYLFILFIGSVGFVIKIFTEIFLRLEGKFNLSLFATVVGGVTNIILDYLFIYHLNMGIKGAALGTIFGAFINGLFGIVYFAFNHSQIQFTFTQIDFDFLKNSMINGSSEMVSSLSAGITTFLFNTVLLNSVGEIGVSSISIILYVNFLLSSIFIGISMGIQPLLSYNFGANQLDNINKLLKMSCIIISSISILAFTICNIFKFQLISLFNTENVELIEMTAQAFTIFSFTFFISGFNILGSVFFTSLNNGKYSAVISFSRSIVFKSIIILTLPSIIGLSGVWLTIPLSEYLCVIITLYFYTKVKKTKLLDCKITN from the coding sequence ATGAATAAAGATTTTGAAAACATTAACTTTAAAAATTATCTAAAGTTCGTATTACCTACAATATTTTCTATGGTTTTTATTTCTATATATACAATGACCGATGGTATTTTTGTATCTAGAAAATTAGGAAGTACTGCTCTTGCAGCTCTTAATGTAACACTTCCTGCTTTTAACTTTATTTTTGGAAGTATTTTTATGATTGTTATTGGTGCATCAGCAATTATTGGTATTAATCTTGGTGCAAAAGAAATTGAAAAAGCCAATAAAAACTTTAGCAACATGATTTATGCACTTGCTTTTATAACATTATTTTATCTTGTAATTGGCTTATTTTTTAGTAAGTCTATTGCTGAACTCTTAGGAGCAAAAGAAGATCTATTGCCTTATGCAATGGATTATCTATTCATATTGTTTATAGGATCTGTTGGATTTGTTATTAAAATTTTTACAGAAATTTTTTTAAGATTAGAAGGGAAATTTAATCTTTCTTTATTTGCTACGGTTGTTGGTGGCGTTACAAACATTATTTTAGATTATTTGTTCATTTATCATCTCAATATGGGAATTAAAGGAGCTGCACTCGGTACAATTTTTGGTGCTTTCATTAATGGTTTGTTTGGCATTGTTTATTTTGCTTTCAATCACTCTCAAATACAGTTTACTTTTACTCAAATTGATTTTGATTTTTTAAAGAACTCCATGATTAACGGTTCATCTGAAATGGTATCTAGTTTATCTGCTGGTATTACAACATTTTTATTTAATACAGTACTTTTGAATTCAGTTGGAGAAATAGGTGTCTCTAGTATATCTATTATTTTATATGTTAACTTTTTATTATCTTCTATTTTTATTGGGATTTCTATGGGTATACAACCATTACTTAGCTATAATTTTGGTGCAAATCAACTTGATAATATTAACAAGCTTTTAAAAATGTCTTGTATAATTATAAGTTCTATTAGTATCTTAGCTTTTACTATATGTAATATTTTTAAATTTCAACTTATTTCTTTATTCAATACAGAAAATGTAGAACTTATTGAAATGACTGCACAAGCTTTTACTATTTTTAGCTTTACATTTTTTATTAGTGGCTTTAACATTCTTGGATCTGTTTTTTTTACATCATTAAATAATGGTAAATATTCAGCAGTTATTTCGTTTAGCAGATCTATTGTATTTAAGTCAATTATTATTTTAACTTTACCGTCTATTATTGGTTTAAGTGGTGTATGGTTAACAATTCCATTATCAGAGTATCTTTGCGTTATAATTACACTTTACTTTTATACTAAAGTAAAAAAGACTAAGCTATTAGACTGTAAAATAACCAACTAG
- a CDS encoding TetR/AcrR family transcriptional regulator: MDERNLTNRQKQAIATKKKIFDTTVDLITEIGFDKVTIRKICKEANVSTGTFYLYFKSKQDILFKVYKDADMLLDEANILTRKDLNSLEKIEELIKIQTNIGENLNIDILKQIYTYHIHSDNEYFFSEKRSFFVSLNSVVIEGQNNTELRNDICSKEITWKILRFVRGIIFDWLIHDGNYDLEETTIKELSLYLDVFKCS, from the coding sequence ATGGATGAGCGAAATTTAACTAATCGTCAAAAGCAAGCAATTGCAACAAAAAAAAAGATTTTTGATACTACTGTCGATCTAATTACTGAAATAGGTTTTGATAAAGTAACAATAAGAAAAATTTGCAAAGAAGCAAATGTATCAACCGGTACATTCTACCTTTATTTTAAATCAAAACAAGATATACTTTTCAAAGTGTATAAAGATGCTGATATGCTTCTTGATGAAGCAAATATTTTAACTAGAAAAGATTTAAATAGCTTAGAAAAGATTGAAGAATTAATTAAAATTCAAACAAATATTGGTGAAAATCTTAATATAGATATTTTAAAACAAATATATACGTATCATATTCATTCTGACAATGAATATTTCTTTTCTGAAAAAAGAAGCTTTTTTGTAAGTCTTAATTCGGTGGTTATAGAGGGACAAAATAATACAGAATTAAGAAATGATATTTGCTCAAAAGAAATTACTTGGAAAATTCTACGATTTGTACGAGGCATAATATTTGATTGGTTAATCCACGATGGTAACTATGATTTAGAAGAAACTACTATTAAAGAACTCTCTCTTTACCTAGATGTATTTAAATGTAGTTAA